A genomic region of Manihot esculenta cultivar AM560-2 chromosome 15, M.esculenta_v8, whole genome shotgun sequence contains the following coding sequences:
- the LOC110602726 gene encoding MYB-like transcription factor EOBII, producing the protein MEKKPCNSLGNEVRKGPWTMEEDFILINHIANHGESVWNSLARAAGLKRTGKSCRLRWLNYLRPDVRRGNITPEEQLLIMELHAKWGNKWSKIAKHLPGRTDNEIKNYWRTRIQKYIKQEETFAGQSCEIKEHASTSLQVSGMIDTYSPQSYQETLETFPGATLAPQSTQACWSFEDVWSTHFA; encoded by the exons atggagaaaaagccATGCAACTCCCTGGGAAACGAAGTGAGAAAAGGACCATGGACCATGGAAGAAGACTTTATCTTGATCAACCACATCGCTAACCATGGCGAAAGTGTATGGAACTCACTCGCTAGAGCAGCTG GTCTGAAACGTACCGGAAAGAGTTGTCGGCTCCGTTGGCTGAACTATCTTCGCCCCGACGTTCGAAGAGGGAACATCACTCCTGAGGAGCAGCTCTTGATCATGGAACTTCATGCTAAGTGGGGAAACAA GTGGTCGAAAATCGCAAAGCATCTTCCAGGAAGGACTGACAATGAAATAAAGAACTACTGGAGGACTAGAATCCAGAAGTACATTAAGCAAGAAGAgacatttgctgggcagagttgTGAGATTAAGGAACATGCAAGTACAAGCCTCCAAGTCTCTGGTATGATTGACACCTACTCTCCACAATCATATCAAGAGACTCTGGAGACTTTTCCAGGAGCAACCTTAGCTCCACAATCCACACAGGCTTGCTGGAGCTTTGAAGATGTCTGGTCCACGCACTTTGCTTAA
- the LOC110602727 gene encoding ADP-ribosylation factor 1 — protein MGLTFTKLFSRLFAKKEMRILMVGLDAAGKTTILYKLKLGEIVTTIPTIGFNVETVEYKNISFTVWDVGGQDKIRPLWRHYFQNTQGLIFVVDSNDRDRIVEARDELHRMLNEDELRDAVLLVFANKQDLPNAMNAAEITDKLGLHSLRQRHWYIQSTCATSGEGLYEGLDWLSNNIASKA, from the exons ATGGGGCTTACCTTTACGAAGCTATTTAGCCGGCTTTTTGCCAAGAAGGAGATGCGAATTCTGATGGTGGGTCTTGATGCTGCCGGTAAGACCACTATTTTGTACAAGCTCAAGCTTGGAGAAATTGTCACCACCATCCCTACCATTG GATTTAATGTGGAGACAGTGGAATACAAGAACATCAGCTTCACTGTTTGGGATGTTGGTGGTCAAGACAAG ATTCGTCCTCTTTGGAGGCATTACTTCCAGAACACTCAGGGTCTTATTTTTGTGGTAGATAGTAATGACAGAGATCGAATTGTTGAGGCAAGAGATGAGTTGCATAGAATGTTGAATGAG GATGAACTAAGAGATGCTGTCTTGCTCGTCTTTGCCAACAAACAAGATCTTCCCAAtgccatgaatgctgcagaaaTAACAGACAAGCTTGGGCTTCATTCTCTTCGTCAACGTCACTG GTACATCCAGAGCACGTGTGCAACATCTGGAGAGGGCCTGTACGAGGGGCTGGACTGGTTGTCCAACAACATCGCTAGCAAG GCTTGA